A region of Nocardioides alkalitolerans DNA encodes the following proteins:
- a CDS encoding SDR family NAD(P)-dependent oxidoreductase, with amino-acid sequence MSVETTPRPRRTAVVTGASSGIGAATARTLAASGFRVVCAARRADRVAALAAEIDGLAVACDVTDADQVAALAEAAGEVVHVLVNNAGGAFGSDPVESADAEQWKAMYDVNVIGLLRVTQALLPALRASGDAVIVNVGSTAGRVAYEGGGGYTAAKHGTKVVTETLRLELVAEPIRISEIAPGMVHTPEFSLVRFGGDQARADQVYAGVRNPLVAEDVADAIAWVATRPSHVNIDQLVIRPRAQAAQHKVHREG; translated from the coding sequence ATGAGCGTCGAGACCACCCCCCGCCCCCGTCGTACCGCCGTCGTCACCGGCGCGAGCAGCGGCATCGGTGCCGCCACCGCCCGCACCCTCGCGGCCTCCGGCTTCCGGGTCGTGTGCGCGGCCCGTCGCGCCGACCGCGTCGCCGCGCTGGCGGCGGAGATCGACGGCCTGGCCGTGGCGTGCGACGTCACCGACGCCGACCAGGTCGCCGCCCTCGCCGAGGCCGCCGGCGAGGTCGTGCACGTGCTCGTCAACAACGCCGGGGGCGCGTTCGGCAGCGACCCGGTCGAGAGCGCGGACGCGGAGCAGTGGAAGGCGATGTACGACGTCAACGTCATCGGCCTCCTCCGCGTCACCCAGGCGCTGCTGCCCGCCCTGCGGGCCAGCGGGGACGCCGTCATCGTCAACGTGGGGTCCACTGCCGGACGGGTGGCCTACGAGGGCGGGGGCGGCTACACGGCCGCGAAGCACGGGACGAAGGTGGTCACCGAGACGCTGCGGCTCGAGCTCGTCGCCGAGCCGATCCGCATCTCCGAGATCGCGCCCGGGATGGTGCACACCCCCGAGTTCTCCCTCGTGCGCTTCGGGGGCGACCAGGCGAGGGCGGACCAGGTGTACGCCGGCGTGCGCAACCCGCTCGTCGCCGAGGACGTCGCCGACGCGATCGCGTGGGTCGCGACGCGCCCCAGCCACGTCAACATCGACCAGCTCGTCATCCGGCCCCGCGCGCAGGCCGCGCAGCACAAGGTGCACCGCGAGGGCTGA